GTTTAACAGCAGCACTGAACATCTTGAAGCTAGAATTTACTTCCATTAATTTATTCgtacatattattacttacatatattttttaaaacacaaatatatatactgtgtttaaaaaaatgtttagtatACAAAAGAATGccagttaaaaaaatttcattaaattatttaagcgGGCAATGCGTACACCATAGACAATAAATAgaaatctatattttgtttatggtaGATTTCCAGCATCGATGTCGCGTTGCCCTTGACTCCCTCCATTTTAATTGctgtttttaaaaagttattttagtgTAATCAGTAAAATTActgtataaaacaataaactgATTGTGACGAGTGTGTTAAACAgtgaaaattgtgtaaaactCATTTGCAGTGTGTATTATATGTGAAGCGTCACCTGACGGAGCCCATTGTCGTTTCCCGCCATTGTAGCTCGCTAATCCAACCCAAAGTGATTGAATCATGTTGTTCTGTGCGTGAATTGCTTGTAAAATAGCATAATATTTCACCTGAGTAATGTCTTTACACGGAAATGATGTCTGTTTGCTAGAAGTGGAAGACTACAACTTGTACGAAGAAGAAGCATCTGATCACGCATTTGCTAGGTATGGAATGGACCGGCGTGGTTGCCGAACTTGTGACATATTTGACGAATGGGCGtagtttatttagttactTATGTTGTTTTTTggttgatatatttatttatgtataatgtatacatAAAAACGTAAAGATTTCCCGCGCCATATGACGACGCTGGCACCCATGCCGGTGTGTAGTCAGCTGTTGGGGCGCCATGTTTGGTCAAATCAAATAGGCGTAGTAGGCGCcactaggtacctatgtatcGAATTATTAGCGTACTATCAAACAAACACATGTATGCACCTAAACCTTTTATCGTAAATGGCCATtcatttttcatgaaattaatTCTGTACTGTGTACTAATGTGTACTAAGTACAATAACAATCTGtactttagtttttatattccaCTTCTGAAGtgatacatattttcaaaatgcaaGTAGTTTTTTCGACTTGAAGAAtcttaatattgtttattgtaaggaatggatgaaaaaaatcctgtGAAAGGTCtactttgtatatttatatctatttcaactagcttttgcctgtgGCTTTGTCCACTTAAATTGATACCAAGAAGGACCTCAGCTTGAAGAAAATCACatgaaaatacttttgaaaattctGTGAATTACCTAGGTCTAGgccaaaacaataacaaaaaccacaggtttttttttgttatgttataattaaattttattttgatggtGCAGTGCCTGTGTAattcttcaaatatttttctaattcatTCTTATTTACTTAACCATAattcacactatatatttgcttcagttttataaattaattatatcaataaaataggaGTCCTTTTCTTATAAAAGTCTATCTAGCAATTACATATGTACTAATTCtgtttattattctataaaaatattttcagacaGTTATAACCCATAGACTAACATATACAATTTCTAATTTCAACATGATAAAAGAATTACTATTTTATCATGTTGAAATTAGAAATTTAGATATAGattcaattatattatgattgcATTACAAACTTAGATTATTGAGACAGCCTAGCTGCTAGATTTTCTCAATCATGTTATTCTAGACTTTAGTAGTAGcaggaaataatattttacatggctatttatttttttcttattacatGCCTAACTAAACCATTGTACAAGTGACAATCAGCtacatacaaaatgaaatcataaatataattgatgaTGCTtactttttaacataatatatatgaatgataattataatgtaaacttGTTTACAgagaaaaacaattgaactCTGGTGGCAAAACAATGGAGGCAGAGAAGAGAATTCGACGTGAGATTGCTAACAGTAATGAGCGTAGACGAATGCAAAGTATCAATGCTGGGTTTCAAGCTTTGCGAACATTATTACCCCGGCATGAAGGTGAAAAACTTAGCAAGGTAAAAGTtcttttgtaatgtaatttgtaaagCATGGATTTTCAACagttaaattgtatttgtattaattatcaTATCTCAAATTTTTCCAGGTATGTGTGTGATACTGGAAATaacaatgttataaatttgggttttttattaaatgagctttatttaaatttacataataataaagattttctttttttaggcTGCTATACTGCAACAGACTGCAGAGTACATATATTCTCTTGAACAAGAGAAAACAAGACTTCTTTCACAAAACTGCCAGTTAAAGAGGTTGCTGAATCAACATGAAGGAGGTGAAATACCTTTGAAGAAgagaaaaaatgatattttgtcTCACGTCACTTCTATCATCCCTGATTCTACTGATGATACAATGGCAAATTCACGATCACCTGAACCCGTAGCTGTCATCACAGTGTCAAGTGTAGCCCCAAAAAAGGATGCCGAAGGTGGAGACTTGAGACTTCAATTGGATAGAGAGAGACGACATCGCCGTTTATTAGAAGAAAGACTGCACGCCTTGGAAGCCCAACTGTACCCTGAGACTGTCTGTGAACTAACACATCCCGTAATACATTACGAGCAAACCAACGTCGCAGTCTCGGAATGTAAGACAGAGAAAGAGGAAACCGAGCCGGTCGCAGCGGCTCCGCCAGAAAAGGCCGCCGCTCCTCTGCTGGAGGCGGCGATCAAGGCGGAGCCCCGCGTGGAGGTGGAGGTGCTGCCGGAGGCGGCGCGACTGTACCTGCCTAATACGAGCCGCCAGAACTTAGAGACCATCGTGGAGGCCATCCGGCACCTGGAGGGCGACCACCTGTTCCGCGAGGAGCCGGGTGAGGCGCCGCTGGCACTCACCAAGAAGCCGGAGCGCGCGTCGCGGCCCGGCGTCATCGTGGTCAAGCACTCGTGATTGTGTTCCCTGGACTCTGCCCAATTCTGTGCTTCTGCAGAATGAGGACTCCCGGCCCTCCTcgaatatagttttaaagttttagttGTTTAGATGTGTTTTCCAAAGTGACGAGTCGAAATAAGTCTGCCCTGCATTGTCTTACACATAACGGTTGGAGCGATTGTATcattattacctacctattatgtAGCTGATTATAAATATCAGCCCTGTGCATAGATTATTCTCgatttgaaattgtatttgaCTTTCGAATCATTGTTATGAAGGTGAAATGGGATAAGTATTTCTTATTGATCTTTATCAAATATTCTGGACTTAAGAATTGTAgcactatatttatttgataatggACTTAAATGTCAAAGCGCAATGGAATATGATGGTGTCTCATTAGACGTGAAGTACCTAGTCTCAATAACATCTTATTACTTTTAAGAGAAAAGCTCCTAAGatatttcagtttattttctattgtaagaatcattagtaggatattttcatattatatgccctcttaaataatttttgcaaTGAGCAAAAAGGCTTTGTATTccttttttctgaaaaaaaaaaggattttagCATCTCAGTAAATTTTCTCTTGTTTAGATATAAACAGTGATGTGCCTATGCTTggttatttcataataattattcatgtCAACTTTCCTTATAATGGGATTGTTGTCAGTGGCACATCTCTGAAACCAATTAGTATAGGTTCTCCTTTGTTAAATCTTGCTGTATttcactttaatatttattgttaccaTCTAAGAGAGATTGTAGATTGACTGATTTAAGTAAGGTTTTGGTGAAGTGGGAATGATCTGTTGGGCCGCGTGCCAATATTCTTCACGACGTCGATTGAAAACTtagtaaactttatttaagaTGGTATCTATCTGTATATGATCGAAGCAATGTGATATTTTGGCTGGGTTACATAAAACTGAAAGATGAAAATATCTCGTGTGAGCAATAAATCTGACAAGGGTTGTTGTTACTTGTGAAGATCTAGcagcaatatttattaaaacaaaaatactaggcaaatttaaaaaaatctagataaaTATCTTTGTGTAAAATAAGGTAATTTTAGGCATGCGGCTATGAGACGTCATTAATTAAGTCCTTTGTGTAAACTATGCATTCCCTTTATAGGGAAcgactaatttatttatccagtgtaatttagtataatatgtatgtttttgttaattcTGAAATTTCCAGTgcttattgttttatacttgacattaattataaattttatagcaaTTGGCATTACCTTTGGTAATAGACAGAATATTTGAGCATTCCATATTTCGGATTTTCTCTTGCGGTTCAGAGTTAATCCACATGAGATGTAGTTAATTAAAGCTGAATTTGTATATTGTACTCAACTAATTAGTGTATTCATGTAATGCTTGTTGTGAGcatatttcattgaaaaatctATTAGGTCATTACTCAAATAAGAACTGGTAAATAGGTACCCATcgtgaatattaatatttgtatgtattgtaaGTGCTGTCGTGtaacaaaaaatttcaaattgacTAGCAACCTCGCCCGCACCACGTCCGCCGCAGGAGACTGATGATGAGATCATCCAGCTCCGAACAGCTCTGGTTGGCAGCGGCTAGGTTGTGTGTAGTGTATTTCAGTAAATtaggtaaaataattaacagtGATTCGTTTATTGTTCGCTTTAATGTGCTGACTTTTGTTAGATATTAACATGCAGTGCTTTTTGTTAATAGTTTTCCATGTAAGTCTTGattgtaacttatttttaagttgGACTCAGCAACAGAGTGGTTTCGCGCTGGTTGCATTGTTACAATAGAAACAGAAGACAGTCCTATAATATAGGATTATGATTTTAAGACTGatcattttattcattattaagtTATGCTAGGTCCAACCATCATGTAGTTAGTAAAATGTGTATGTGAAATGTGTGTTCTATTTGACTGTATGTGTGCATGTAtttcttaatatttgtattgatttatGAAGTTCAGCATTATTAGagatttatcattaaaatatattaaccaAAGGTGTTGCTTATTCTAGTTAAAGAACTGTAGCAacataggtcttatatatatgaaaatctCTAATTTTATTAGACTTCGGAAAATAATGACATAAGTTAGCTTTTGATGCACTTTATTGTAACATGACTTATTTTAGGACTCTGAACTGCAACACATAAGGGACCGTATTTTTGTAACTTTGATGCATGTTTTTTTTGACCGAGGAAATATTCCataatggaaaaatataaacttcacttaataaattaaataaattgtgaaaatattttttgaatgctggattttttttatattttcttatgtaAATCCATGGATAAAGGGGTTTCTGGGCATAAAAAGTTAAGGAATACGTGTCCAcaaattgtgataaaatagtttagtaaaataagtttgtttttctGAATCATTGAGGATGAAGCGAAAATGACAGATTTTATTAGctcttgtttttgtttcatccAACTttgtcattaattaaaaataaaatattctcaaGTAGCAGttcttaatataaaatttatttggtgATGATTATCCTTGTAAAGAGAATTATTCAAGAACCTAAActctgttttttgtttttcaagatggaagaagttttttttttacgaaatttttCTGCACTCTGTTTCTGAGTCATAGTTTTAAGAAGTTGTCTGCCTACCGCCTTTTACATTATGTCAGTATAGGATAATTCAATTGTACCATAACGGACttggttatatttttagtgtaGTCAAATAGTAATAAGAGATTTTAAGTCAAAGAAAGCaagttaaattgtttaaaatgtgttattatttatgtcttaaagtattaaaatggttatttcttattaattagTTTGTAAACGATGATCATCTGCATGAACGAACTGTTCAATTTGTAATCTAGCGAAAACCAATTAAACCacatttatgttaatttacatTCAAACTCTAATGTACTATAagatttatagttttctatttatcaTAAACCACGGACATACAACccttaaaactattatttgatACTTACGCCATTTTCAaaggtaattttaataactttacaCGATTTATCTGGCATCTagtataaattaagtatattgattcataaataatgttttattggtTTTACGCCCAACTAAGGTaacatttctattttctacactctatcaatataaatcattttattttattgatttactaaCTACAGATAGAACTTAAATATCATggaaataagttatatttcttgtttataaatagtaaaCGACATTTGTAttgcatttatagtattttgttCAAGGCTTGTTCTACCGAGTCTTCTGATTCGGATAAGAGTCTTAATGCTATTTAGATAGTGATAGGGTggatatcaaattaaaaagtaatttaatttttataattatattattattcgcCAAAATTCTTGACCACAATGACAGAAGTtctccaatttattttatgcctTTCATTTGTAGGAAACCGCGACAATTCTAAACGCAacatagtaatttatttgtacgtcaaaaaaaatgaattgatTTCTAAATCCTGATTCtgtttatgaaaaattaattttatttaccctATCTCTGCTTATGTTCCTAGTTTAATAGATACTAAGTATTATGtgttacaattaattaagataaagtgtagaaaataatccataaacatttcttttttttatatgaaattgatAAGAATATTTCTCCTGATTTTAATTGTACCACATTTGACCTATATTTacgaatatttataaaagattcATAATttacgtgttttattttttctgttgcTGCCCTAAAATTATGTCGATGCGATGTTATCGTGTCTACAGAAAGCAGAATAAAAAGCTGCCGTTGTTTCTTGCTTGAAGGAAGGTTAGGCTTGATGATTCACACGGCTGTCACGTAGTTCCGCCCTTAAAAAACTGTATGCCGTATTGTCGCAACGTGTGTAAATCAAACCTAATGTGAATTCATCAAACTGATTTTATGTGGCATATTTTGCAAGGTTTATGTTAATCGGCTGACCGTGAATATTATCTGTACGGCCACTCGCAGACTGTACTACTGCTATCTGTGCGGTTGACTAATTTGAAGTAGTAACCTTATACGGAACCAGACGCCTCTACTACGTAATGTTAGTAGGTATAGCATTGGTTGTTGATTCCGTGAAGCCGTCACACGCGTCGCTCGTTGACACCTTTTTCAGTTCATTAGCTTTTTCTCCGTATATGCGAAGTCAAGTATGTACCTTTATTTTGATCATTATGTGACTAACGTAATACCTGTTCTTTGTTGTGCTGAGCTAACAGGGTCATGGCTATGTATTGTAGCTATTCGCGTTGCAAATTTTACCTGTTAGATGTGTAGTGCTGTAATGGTCATGAGTTTTGCgccttcgttcccgtgggaaatactACACCTATGTAGAAcaaactaaagaaaaaaacttccatgtaggatatatttttgtacaatattaagtagacttcaaaataaaaattttacagtaTACCTAATAGGCAGCATGAAAGCTTTATCTGTAATTTTCTCAAATCCAAAATGGATCCGAATTTAAAGATTAGCACAAACTTTTGTCTCGGTATTTTCTACACAATGTTTGCTTTTTTCTTGCTAAAAtcagtttatattttgtcaatgACTTGAATCTATTATTTCACAGATTTACTAGAACATGTTTAACACACGGGTTTTGGTGGTGTTACTGCTGAGTACTAACATTTTGGGAGAAGTCATCGACGAGTTGTAAGCATTTCTAGTTTTGAGGAAGTTGGTTCTGTGACTCGACTACcgctaattaatttattaactctTCCGTCCGTTAGTAATTAACTACTAAGTATCTCATTTTTTAGCACAACAGCGCGCCAAGAAAGTTATGACACAGACAGTAGTGAGAAGCAAGTGGAAGCTCTAAACGGACTTGGATACCGGCTGATGACTAAATATGTGGATTGCAATTCTAATAACATTGTGATGTCTCCATTGGGTGTTACAggtaactatttaaatatttgacaagaAATGGTCTGTAGGTTCCTTGTCAACCTCGCACCAATGATACACTGTGAGATACACATAGGTACGTGCACACAAAAAACAAGTAAACAACATAATCAAATAGTGCGGTTTTTCGAAGCTAGAAAAATCTATCtaagagagagatatatattatatacaatatataaatatcaagtcattagtaaaaaaataaatcttatgtatctatcttaattttatcaaCTATACTTGTGTTACTGTGGGATTTTCCAGTTTTACTGAGCATGGCTCTTCTCGGAAGTACAGGAAGAACTTATGACGAATTAGCTGATATCCTGGGGTTTTCCCGTGGTGAGTAATATATGGAATCAAGTAGTACCTAGTTATtggtgataaataaaagtgatgtTAGTTGAATGTGTTGTTcaattgcattttaaaataaataattagtataatacttccagtagtacaatattattgtagTACTGTAAGTATTATCCATGATTGTTATAAATAGTCAAATTATGTGAAGtgatagatcaacaaaaatgaaaaaaaatatatctcgtTGCTTcatataattaggtacttacctaacaaaaaaatatcgtgtAAATACTGTGAATAAATTTGGACATCCAGTGAATGGGAAATTTTACGAACTTGTCATTGCGTAAATTGGACATTCTGCGCCTAAACGAATAAAATAGCAATATTTAGTGTATAtatttctcatctgagcattttctcggttccttcctcagccgttgagcgtcggagcctatgcagggtccgctttcctactttttcgtctccactttaTCCTCCACGTCtcctatttttgtaaattacagAATACGCGTTAATTTCCTACCAGAAGgacttgaataaattgtttatttttcagatattttaaaaaaccgcAACCTGCATGAAAACTTAGGCAGTCTCTTGCAAACCCTGAGCGAGCCATCAAACTCCAAGACCATGTTTGCAGCTGCCGTGTTCGTAGACCTCCACAGTGAGCTCCGTGAGAAGTATCTCAGTTACGTCGGCCGAGTGTATGGGGCGGGGGCGGAACACGTCGATTTCTCTGACGGCCGCGCGGCCACAATGGCGATCAATGAGTGAGACTTCCTCTGTATTCCTACCAGTTGAACTCTGGGAATTCCATACTCAACAGACTTTCTGGTAGGCCCTGGGTGTGGTTCTCAACCTAATATGACCACTTCATACCTTCCTGTCGATGTTCTACGAGACGGCGTTTATGCCAATCTAGCTAATATTCTTTCTATATCTTAATCTTTCTCTGCCGTCGATCGGCCGCTTTTCTTATGGCTCCTTCTCCTTCAACAAGAAAAATCATATATGATTAATTTCCATATAAACAATTGCTTCCCTTCGACAGTTGGGTGAAAGTGCACACGCACGATGAGATAGAACACTTCCTGGGTGAGGACCTCCCGCGGAGCACCAGGGTGGTGTTGGTCAACGCTGTGCACTTCAAAGCGGAATGGACGAAGCCTTTCAATCCCAAGTACACGACTAAGTATGTTTCATAATTACCTTACTAATCAACATTAGATGGTccaaagaaaacatttttattagcatGTATGGCCAATAGCACATCAACCTCAGCAAATCGCTCCTACTAGCGCCCACAGTGATCCACGCAGGTTAACTTTTACGTACATATCTTTCTACTGATAATTGAACTGCatcgatataatattttttatcgattcttcctaaaaatatatatttatttttttgctacaATTTTGCAGGATGACGTTCCAGACTCCAGAAAAGGAGGTTACTACCGATTTCATGTTGAACGTGGGACGATTCCGTTATGTTTTGTCCAGGGAGGATGGTACgtctaatataaaattattaactagTTATATCCTGCTAAgtataatactatttttgcGTGGCCTgtcctagaataagaccaatCCATACCCTTCGGTGGATGTCAAAAGGCAACTAAGGCATAAAATGCCTTCACTGCGCCAACAACAAttcaacagcattcccaaagagggttaacaTCAAGCAAACTCTAAAAccacagccgaatcttaatCTTAAAGACacatacataacaatatttgtttatccAATGATGGAACAAGAGGCTTCACGCAcgataaaacaaatgtatgcTTTTACATTCTTCCACCGTGGAAGAAGAAGTAGAATGGTCCATTTGAATAAGTAAAAGTTCCACTTATTCAAAAATACCATTTCAACGTGTAGCAAgtagaaacatttttaaagggaaatatgtacaaaaggAATTGAGAGCAAGGATACATATTCTATGGCATAAACTCCTTGTCACGTTAAagtaatgtaggtatttgAAGTCTCATATTTTTTCCAGGTGTACATATGGTGGCCCTCCCTTACAAAGACAATGTTACCACAATGTATGCTCTCAAACCTTGGTTAACACATAACTTAAACATAACAACAGTTCTTAAAAATCTTAACTATGCAAAAATAGATAAACTAATCAACAGAATGGAGGATGAAGACTGCGTAATAAGATTTCCTAAGATGAATATTgagaaagattttaatttagagaaatatataaaacttgaaGGAGCACCAACTATGTTCGAAACAGGCAATGCAAATTTCGCTCTCATGGTTGAAGATGCAGACAATGTCACAAATAAAACTGTCTTGGATGTGATGTCAAGGTGGGGAGGGGCCGATGATGACATTAACTTCAAACAACTTAAAGACCTGCTCGATAATCTACCTAACCCAGGAATACATGTAGATtcaattaaacaaaaagtgaaaattaacATCGATGGT
This genomic stretch from Plodia interpunctella isolate USDA-ARS_2022_Savannah chromosome 16, ilPloInte3.2, whole genome shotgun sequence harbors:
- the LOC128676236 gene encoding serine protease inhibitor 28Dc-like translates to MFNTRVLVVLLLSTNILGEVIDEFTTARQESYDTDSSEKQVEALNGLGYRLMTKYVDCNSNNIVMSPLGVTVLLSMALLGSTGRTYDELADILGFSRDILKNRNLHENLGSLLQTLSEPSNSKTMFAAAVFVDLHSELREKYLSYVGRVYGAGAEHVDFSDGRAATMAINDWVKVHTHDEIEHFLGEDLPRSTRVVLVNAVHFKAEWTKPFNPKYTTKMTFQTPEKEVTTDFMLNVGRFRYVLSREDGVHMVALPYKDNVTTMYALKPWLTHNLNITTVLKNLNYAKIDKLINRMEDEDCVIRFPKMNIEKDFNLEKYIKLEGAPTMFETGNANFALMVEDADNVTNKTVLDVMSRWGGADDDINFKQLKDLLDNLPNPGIHVDSIKQKVKINIDEYGTEAVASTAGIMARTAELFYADSPFLMFIRNEKTKLVIFSAVIFDPIDKIML
- the crp gene encoding transcription factor AP-4, translating into MSLHGNDVCLLEVEDYNLYEEEASDHAFAREKQLNSGGKTMEAEKRIRREIANSNERRRMQSINAGFQALRTLLPRHEGEKLSKAAILQQTAEYIYSLEQEKTRLLSQNCQLKRLLNQHEGGEIPLKKRKNDILSHVTSIIPDSTDDTMANSRSPEPVAVITVSSVAPKKDAEGGDLRLQLDRERRHRRLLEERLHALEAQLYPETVCELTHPVIHYEQTNVAVSECKTEKEETEPVAAAPPEKAAAPLLEAAIKAEPRVEVEVLPEAARLYLPNTSRQNLETIVEAIRHLEGDHLFREEPGEAPLALTKKPERASRPGVIVVKHS